The nucleotide window CCTTTCcaagagaagaggaagaagaagaggaattcGTTTGCCTGACTTGACAAGAGGAGAAtgtaaaaccaaaaaagaacaCATGTCTGGtagattaaaacaaaaataatatagaaagaGCAAAGTTTAGTTTTCCAAACAGCAGTGTTCATACTGTACTCTCCATGGGCATGAGGAAAATGCAACAGCCTAATAATAGGAGAAATACAGGCCACAAGCACAGAAGATAAACTTGCAAATACATAATACTCGTACTTGTAACATGACAACATATCTAGTCGTAATGTCCATATTCAATACAAAACACAGCACTACTACTTCTCAGCCCCTAGTTATGAAATGGGGATAGGTGAGGAAAGACTACTGGTCCTTGTACCTCTTCTCTACTTCCTCCAAGCTCTGAATCTCCTTGTAAAATTTGCATACACGATAAACACACCTGCAGGCACATATAAGTATATAACGGCACGTGGCAGaattgcaaataaataaatcaagcatTTTCAAAAGCTTCCAAACCAGACATACCAGTAGAGAAGGCATGCTGAAATGCAAAGAATGACATTCCTTTGAGCTTTGTAGATCTGCACAGCAGACTTCAATGGTAAGTTTGTGTAGATTCTAATGATAATAAACAATAGAAGTTTACAACTTCAATTCAAATACATTCTTCTAACATATAGCCTCATGAGATGCATTTCCCTGCTTGAACTGGTAGTTTTCAGAATATGCAACGTAATATACCTCCCAGTGCTTAATCTATCAATCTAAGTAAATTTATGAGACGCGGTTCTAGTCAGGGAAGGGGGATAGCGTTTGTTTACTCTTTCCATTTCAAATGATCAATCTTCATACTAGAAATTTCAGCTTCAAGTGATTTTCGACAGTTAAAAAGGGAACCATCTCCATGCACAACAAACATTACAACAGctgtaaaaaattatatgatttgttCTTATACATTTGTTCATGTCTAACAGAAGTAATGGAAATAACTACTAacatattcttttgaaaaataattatggggTATAaaccttaagttttttttatatttaatttagcaCTCCAccagaaattcaaaaattaggtATATGCCACTACTCAGAGAGGTGATGCATGTTGTGTAGATGTTTTACAGGTACCTGCTAGCACGTGCATTACTTGCTATGCTTACATGGAATTGATAACTTGCTAAAATATTGGAGCATGCAACAGAAGTTCATATGTTAATTGTGGAACTGAAAATCCAGCATCTACAGAACAGAATCTACTGGAAATGGAATAATTATCATTGTGTAAGGAGCTAGTTGTTATTAATGGAGTCATTTCTTCTTAAACTAACTGCATCGACAACAATACTCATGCAGAATCTAGCTTCTTGTTATGTGTTAATGCAAACTAAATAAAACTGCAATAACTGTAACCCTGCTCCTCTCCCCCAGACACACATCCAGGGAGACCTGAATAAGAGAGATTACTGGCGCAATTCTGCCCTTTCAGATCCAGTGGCATCTACCAACTGCAGACATATTCCCAGGGAATACCTCTTTTTTGCACTCAATGTTTCACATTAGCACCTCACCTCTTCAATTTCCCACCTTTCAAACAGGTTCATGACAATCATGCTGTTTGGACATTCATGATGCTAGAAGTAATAATCTAAATTCAAGCAAACGCTTTACATatacaaacaacaaacaacTAAACCACTTTTTATCCCAATAACaccttttcttctgttttgaTAATTTAGTATGTCTTTTAATGACTCAGTTAACTGCTCAAGTGAGGTAACAATGAAATATCAGCAAAAGACTGCAAGAAAATAAGCAAGAACCCAATGGGGTAAACTTGCCCATACACAAAACTTCAGAGGCAATAACAAGGGTCATGAATAGCATCCAAGAACGCTTCAAGAACGCAATAAGCATAACAAAATCACACCCCAACATTTCATAACCATAACATAAAACACTACATCCCTGGCCACCAAAGATCCCATCAGATTCTTAGCAAGTTGCCACCCCTTTAAGattacaaaacaaatcatggcagcctctctctctctctctatatataaggagaataaaaatgtaatttttccgGACCCTAATCCCagtttccattaattttatttaatttctgtgAAGGAATCCAACGTTTCTTTGATAACGAttagtaataattaaaaaatcgcCATAACCAATAACACATCTCTtacacagcaaaaaaaaaaaaaaggagaacaaatCAGCAAATCAGATGAAATCAACTTACAGATTTCTCATAACGATCTCTTTCAGCAGCGGTGCAGGTCTCACCAGTGCACATCAATCGATGCTCCATTTTCCAATATATATCTGTTCACAAGATGAAAATCAAACCCAGAATTTCTAAAGCCcaaaagagaacaaaaggagtaaaaataaaagaagagaaaaacaaacccAGGAGCTGGAATCCGGCAAAAGGGACAATAAAGAGAGCCGGCTGGAGAACGAGAGAGATGAGAGAAACCAATCGGTCCTTCAATAGCTTTGGCGACGGTAGTGTTAAGAGTACCGCTATTACTGCCTCTGCTGCCACTAGGTATGTCAGTATCATCCATTGCAACGCCATTTTCTTTTGTCTTCGATTTTCTTTCAAAGGACTGCTTGTTCTGTATTTTCTCTGATTTTGCTTAACAACcaagttttttggttttctttctttctttccttttccaatGTCTTTTGTGATTTGCGTTTTGGGCCGTTGGATTGCTTTGAGAGAGCCAGAGATGCCAAGTGGGGAGcacgagttttttttattacttcacAATTTATAAATAGCAATAATTTAAGAATAATGGATGGAGTGTTTGGTGAcaataaaggaaaataatataatttgaaagaaacttttatttttattttatatgtatttagttAAAAGAGAATAAAGTAAAAATGAGAATGGATTATAGAAATGATAGAATTAAAAACCAGAATGAGAATtacattttccttctttttttaattatcttcaCCATTATAgtcaatatgatattttttaaatataataataataatatttttatccaaCTACAAATAACATGTCACTTAGTTCATGCTAGTTATGTAACTTGTATTTTGACCgggtcaaataaataaataaattttaaaaaataatacttagtTAACACAaatatgtcttttttaaaaaataaatattaaataataataaaataataataataataataataaaaacaatgcaaacCCCTCAGTCATTGACTTGAagcaataaatttaaaaaaatcttgaagtctaatttttaactaatcaaaatattaaaatatattgaatgataaaattaaaaaaaaaacatacaaaaaaagaagaaaatagcaattgtaagaaaaaaaatacttgagcTCTCCGAAGTTAACACAACTCACGAGTCATGTTATAAGACCGAGATAGCCCgacagaataaaaaacaaaaaaaatcatgaaacctcatttttaaaaaaatcaatgttgaattatcagatggaaaaaaaacaagtttaagaaaaaaattgatgccaACCTTTTTTAGCCTATTAAACTTGTGTCCCGAACCATAATTTGATTGGAAACACTAAATATGGAAaagttatgaaatttaattatcaataaatcaaatattgaagaatgaaattaaaaaaaaaaccaatcacaCAAAagaattcataagaaaaaacaataatttaaacaaaaaaaatatgagcccaccagggttaacttgtcaaacttacGAGTCAGGTCATGAAATTAacataaccatataaaaagaaaaatgaagaaaactatgaagtatatttttttaaaaaaaatcaactttgagtaatgaaataaaaaaagaaaataagtaaaaaacacgGAGtccaatttttaataaattaagcatcaaaagataaaattgaaaaaaaaagaatcacagaaaaagaattcaaaagaaaaaaatagcaattaaaagaataaggatcaaatttgaaaaaaaaatagatgatggATAATTTTGGAATGAATGGttcaattgaaaagaaaattcaatttcccTGAAGCATTAAAGAAGAAACCACAAAgtgaataaggatcaaattaaaaaaatattaaaattaaaatttttttattaaagaatgaaattgataacaattcaaaacttacaaaaaaggcaagaaaaaaataattagtaccaaatgtgaaaaagaaaaatgaaaaattgagattgaaggatgcaattaaaaaacaattaaaaatttacaaaatgaccaagaacaaattaaaaaattaaaagaataaagattgatatttaaatattttcaactaaGGAAActatcttgaaattttaaaagccaaactcgaatttcaaggtaaaagagagaaaaaataagaatataactTTGACAACAATCCATCCAATACAAATCAACATGAGCCACTTGTGGATGAAGAGACTATGTGGGAAATCGACTAACACGATGAAAGAAAATTTTCCACCACCAAATAACTCTTCTTGCATTGCCGAAGCTCTGCGACTCCTTTCACACACTTCCATGTGTGGGGGGGCACGcacttaatatatttaaatttttaatatttttaattacggTAAAAGATCAATTCACCCCTTTACCTatcttatatgaaaataaaaaaataccccCAAATAAGCTTAAGTTAATTTTGACATTGAGGGTAATTTAGTAAATTAACCATGGAAAAAATaggaattttgttttaaaaaccctCCCAGCCAGTtatctaatattttctttccaaGACAATAGGGCCCCatttatttgctggaaagtagtttacttttggaaagtaaattccgggaaagtgaattattttctgatgtttggtagtgtcatgaaaaataagttggaaaacactttacagtgtttggttatgtcataaaaaatgagctggaaaataacttattaatgttttatttttctcaattttattaaaaataatgaagaataaattttacaaattaaaaagttgaatgagaatgaaattgaaaaaaaaaataatttcataaattatcttaaataaaataaataataatcaaaataatagagatcaaatctaaaaagaaaaaaaataaaagataaagaaattaaaataataataataaacatttcataaattatttcaaataaaataagtaaatatcaaaagaatgaggaccaatttgatagataaaaaatttcaataaaaaaaataataagagaaaagcaaataacaattataaaaatgaggaccaaagttaatataaaaattaaattttaagagatgaaattgaaaaataaatattcaaaacaaaaaatatatagcaaccaaaagtttgaggatcaaatttgatataatcaacaaataatatgacatttcgaaatttttcacaactttcagaaagtgttttccgcctaaattttccaagaaaacactttcctggaaaccaagccaaatttttctttgactgaaaagtgttttgtgttgaccaacttttctaatgacaaataaatacatgaaagtttggaaagtgattttctgaaaagtgaatttcaggAAATAAATATAGCTTAGATGTATTTCATTgttctaaaaaaacttaaaaggataTTTGTACcccatcaaaaataaaaatgacaaatagATTACATGGAAGAAACCATTTTATCTGTTATCTTTGTACTCTTGGTTgatttgttgaagaaaaaaatcatcaattcatCATTACAATCCAGGCTTGTTGTGCTATGGTATTTTTCCCACTTACTATAGGTTTTGGTAATATTCTTTTAAGTGAAGTGAATCACACTCTTCATATGTGCTGATGATATCAGTCCATTGAAGCATACTCCTCATATGTACTGATGATATTCCGGGGAGTGCATTACTATAGTTAATAAATTTGGAATGTAGtcgtttaaaaagatgaaagaagCTCTGAAAATTAGCTAGTCAAATGGGTTAGTtgcgagaaaaaaaaatcaaatggcagGCACTCTATCCTGGCATaccaataattatatatatataaaaaggaggtatttttttcaatgccTTAATTTGCTACAATTGAAAGGTATTCGAATCTTaacacctttatttatttattttactttcataaaacaattataaaacatcGCCGACTGATAAATAGAAGGATCATTACGACTGATTAAGCGACAAGGTTATTAATTAATGCCAAAATCAAAAGTAGTGCTAGAACATGAAATGCACAAACTGAACAAAAAGAAGATGGCTTCAGGAATTGATAACGCCGCACGTCTTTCTGATCTCCCCTGAGTTGCCCGTAAGAACCCCAATTGCTCCCATTCTTTTCATTGACTGGGAGAATTCTTTGAGAAAATCAGTTGATTTAACCAACTCTCCAACAATATTACTCGAAGTTTTGTCTGTTAGAAGGGCTGCGTCAGATTGGAAGAGACCCTTTTGCTGTTTAAGGATAACAAAGTAAGAAGCATCGAAATTCTGAGAGCTGCCAGGGTCCATCTCTACTGTGGTGGTTGTGTCGCTAAGACTTTGGCATTTGGTCTTTAAGAAAGCAGCGTATGTTGAGTTCAAAGAAGGATCCTGGTCTCCTTTTCCTGTGAAGTTGTAGAGTCGGTTGCTGAACAGGTTGCAGTGGCCAACACCAATGGTATGTGCCCCTACATACAGTATGATTCAAAAGTGATAAGAGTTTCTGCTCAATTATATAACCCTTGTGTGCCATTACTTTCTTGAGTATAATATGTATGTATACCTGATAGTACAACGAGATCATGAACAGTTAGTCCCTTGTTCTTGAAACTTTGAACGAGGCTGGAAAAGTTTAAGAATGGGGAAGGAATGTTTGCCAGGGCCTCCGAAGCTACTGACACATTACCATCTCTTCTACCAGTAAGCACTTCCCACATTGATTTTTTGAACTGCAGGAAGAATCGTATATGTTCGCTATGATTACATGCATGATCATTTGGGTTGAGTTAAGAATGTTTATTTGCGATAATATTTACCTGGGCTGAGACCGCATCCCTGGCAGCCAAGGCCAAAATGTCAGCACAGGATACTTTTCCTGCACATTTGTTCTCTAGCTCCGTTTTTATCTCATCAATAACATCGAAGCCTGCCAAAGATAGATTTGGAATTGCATCCTTCTCCGCTGTGCTATTTGCTGTCGAGTTTATTAAAACGGAGGCATCGCAACCCTGCAGGAATTTAATTCTGAGTTAGCTAGATATATGCATTAGAATTACAAAATGCGGCGATGCTAcatggtgtttttcttttattttcaagcaTACAATATCCACGCATGGACAAAGCTACAGATGCTATTTTTCTAACAGCAGAATGAATATTTAAGCATTGCTTACCCTTACGAAGCAGTCATGAAAATGCATTCTCAGTAACTTTGCAGGTAAGTTGGGGTTGCTTGCGGCACGTCTTTCAGTGATATTTTTGACGATGCTCTCAGCTGCAGGGCAAGAGGTCCTGTAGAAGTTCTTCCTCAAATCACCAGCCTGACAAACCCCAACAACTGTCAAGACTGCTACACAAGCAAAAATAAAAGCAGTCTTCATATTAATCTTAGACCTAGAGTAAACTACAATTCTCAGCCCAATTCCTTCGAAGAAGTATATGATTCTGAGTGTGATCTCTCTAGCTGCAATGCAATAGAAAAATAAACCATACTCTTCCTTTTATACTAGTAAAACGAATCTTACCTATCTGAATCCAGATAAGCAATGCATTATACTATCTGTAcaatatctaaaaaacaaatacaacctAGATTAGTTTATGAATATCCTGAGTAAACAGCCAACCTTGCTGCATAGCACCATTGATCCATGTTGTGAGAACGATGACCTTAAGCGTACaatattatgataaattaaGCGCCTCGTTTTCCCATgtcaaattaacaaataatgatattgagtttcaaaattttattaatcataACCTTTTCCAACAAACATTAGGTACAGATGAAGGCAGCATTTCGTGTACCTAATTAACAATTGAAACAGTTTAcatgacattattttttattatagtataTATGttggaaatttatttaattaatattatttaaacaaattatgggtaaatgagaaattaatcttAAAGAACCCTAgatttttctactaaaaaatgtattagtttttctaaattttattcttgGAGTATGGTGGTTAATCAAATATTGATAATGGTGAGAATTAATTCTTGTTAATTCTTTAAtcttttaactttcaaaattcACTGTAAAAAGAGGGGTGACGAAAGAGTTTTAAACATGAGTTTCTTAGATTTTTACATACTCTTTCTTaccttatattttattgttttcttatcattttaagCTCTGGTTTTCCTTCCAAAACTAGAGCTTCGGTTCATCTTGTTGAGAgatatttgagttttatattttttttattcaaagacCTTGTTTGAAAGTGCATCTAAACTAAGATGGTGATATTAAAATCTTATGAGGCATATTACAAACATACTAGTTGCACAAGTGGAAACAATAAAGCTTTCAGGATAAAGGATTCATCTTTGACAACAATAAAAGTTCATTACTTTAAAGTGATTCAACAAATAATTaccctcttttattttaatttaatcgtagatatttttcttattactaGTATACATGCTAGaactttgaattaatataatttacaaGTTTCATTACATACTTAGTATGCATGCTagaattttgttattgtttttgttgaaagcATGCATTCGCGATTAGTTTTGATCTTACATGCTTATAGttttaaacatgtataaattcttgatttttgttgGATATCTTTTGTTTAGCTTGCCTTTATGAagataaactaaatatttttgctcattattctaatatataattacaaaattttatttacaatattaaggctttatttaatatattagattttatttagttcatcttgaaaaacaattatagtaataatatagATTAATTATGAAAGAGGTTTTTAgcatctttaaattttaatttgagttgCTATATCCTCACatatagatttaattttaattctatatGTTTTAATCTATAAACTCTTGGtctgttatgatttttttactattttgtttaattttagaagGTTGTTATATATCTTTGTTTTAAAGTTATACTTTatcttctaaaattatttttgatgcaATTTGAATGGTTTGATGCAtgtcatatatattattgatttataatttttaaaaagtgaatcaTTGATTTGTTTATGATAGTTTATGCTACCTTGCTGGTACGATCATGCTTTTTGTTTATCTTGCTTATATTCTCTAAGTTTGGCATCAAATTTATCCGGTCAGCTTTGTTTGTGTACACGTTGTTACtgtttatatatacaaaaagttAGTGTGGCGAATATATTCAATCTAGAAAGTTATATCTAAAGAGATTAGGTTTTAAATGGGACCGTTTGTaatctctctaattttttttaagaacttacttagtgaaaatattattcatatgaTACTATTTTTGTATACGATACATTTCACATGCGAAATAgtgataattgaaaaaatcacatTGAACAAAACAGGGTTCAACTTAGTAACCTAAGAAAGgaaatagatattgattttattttacatagtttaattatttttatttattaagttgatttattacaattttttatttttttcttattgtggaactaaaatatttatttataaatattattggctattgcttttctatatatattatacCATGTATTCTCCTCTTTCTACTCTCAAGATTTGGTTATGCCAATCAATATTGCTTTGGCAAGTACAACTTTGGTAGTGAGGATTCCATCATTACCTTATATGGTGTATAATGAGAAACATGAAATGTTTAATGGATTGAAATTTAAGagatggaaacaaaaaaaaatgttattctaTCTTACCACCttaaatttggtaaaattcttGATCGAGAAAGTGCcaaaaacatcagaaaataaatttgacCTTACTACTATGATGGTTGTTGATACATGAAATCATATTAATTTCAAGTGAAAGAACTACATCTTAAATGAGTTAGATAATAAACTTTAAGATGTGTATAGTTTAATCAAAAGTACAAAAGCATTATGGTAAgctttagacaaaaaaaaaatacaaacttgaAGATATTAGTATAAAGAAATTTATAGTCGGTAAATTTCTAGATTTTAAGATGGTTGATTCAAGGACTATAACGAGTCAAGTTCAAGAGTTTCAACTAATATTACATGATATACATGTTAAAGGTATGTCTTTAAGTGAGTCTTTCCAAGTGGTcacaattattgaaaaattatcatcatcttGGAAAGACTTTAAGAACTATCTTAAGCATAAGTGCGTAAAGATATGGGGAATTAAAGACCTTATTTTAAGATTGAAAATATAAGAGGATaataagttatttgaaaagagagtcaactTTTTTGGTGTCCTAAAAATTAGTGTTATAGAACAAGTAGTGAAATACcataacaaaatcaaaaaaataagctttttgTAAAAGGGAAAGGAATTGTTAAGAAGTTCAATAGCAAGTGTTTTATTTATAACAAGACTTGGTATCTAGCTAAAGATTGTAGAAATAAAGGTCAACAAGGAAACTCTAAGAAAAGAATTACTCAAAATAATGTCACCGAGGTTGATCACCTTATTAATGATGTTTCAAAAATGAACTTgtcttgtgttgttttttaagtcaatCTAATCAACAATCCTGAGTAGTTGCGGGTTGACATTAGTGCTGCAAGACATGTATGTGTTGAGAAGATGATGTTTTCCACTTACAAAGAAGTGGATGGAGAAAACCTTTACCTTGGAAACTCATCAACCTCAAATGTATTGGGTGTTAGAAAGATTATACTGAAAATGAACTCTGGAAATCTTTCAACCCTCAACAATATACTGCATGTTACTTATATTAGGAAGAACTTAGTATCTAGCTCATTGATGAGcaaaacagttttaaaatggtttttgagAATGATAAATTTGTACTCTCTAAAAGTGGTATGTTTGTAGAAAAGAGGTATCTCTGTAATGAcctctttaaaataaatgtaatgGTCATTATAACCAatgataagaataataataagattgtctcttcttcttatttgtttGAAACTTATTATGTATGGCATGACAAATTAGATCATGTGAATTAGAATTTTATGCAAAGGTTAATAAACCATGAATTATTACCaagtatgattttttataaaaaccataaGTGTGAATTTTTTgtagaattaaaattcacaaaatcatcttttcaaataattaaaagaagtaGTGAACCTTTAGACTTAATTCACTCAAATATtgacaatttaaaattcatgcAAACTAGAGATTGGAAAAGgtattatattacttttatagaTGATTGCACAAGAtattattatacttatttgcAAAGGAGAAAAGATGAAGCTCTTCAAATGTTTAAACATTATAAGAATGAAGTTGGAAATCAACTTAATAAGAAGATAAAGGTAATAAAAAGTGATAAAGGTGGAAAATATAAGGCACTATTTGGTAAATTCTattcttgaaataatattatccaccaaattattgttctttattAACCATAACAAAAATAGTGTTGTGAAATGTAAGAACCgaacattaaaagaaataatgaatGACATGTTAATAAGTTCAGAAGCACCTCAAAACTTATAATGGGAGGCAATTTGAACTGTCAATTACATAC belongs to Populus nigra chromosome 18, ddPopNigr1.1, whole genome shotgun sequence and includes:
- the LOC133678310 gene encoding peroxidase 3-like — its product is MKTAFIFACVAVLTVVGVCQAGDLRKNFYRTSCPAAESIVKNITERRAASNPNLPAKLLRMHFHDCFVRGCDASVLINSTANSTAEKDAIPNLSLAGFDVIDEIKTELENKCAGKVSCADILALAARDAVSAQFKKSMWEVLTGRRDGNVSVASEALANIPSPFLNFSSLVQSFKNKGLTVHDLVVLSGAHTIGVGHCNLFSNRLYNFTGKGDQDPSLNSTYAAFLKTKCQSLSDTTTTVEMDPGSSQNFDASYFVILKQQKGLFQSDAALLTDKTSSNIVGELVKSTDFLKEFSQSMKRMGAIGVLTGNSGEIRKTCGVINS
- the LOC133677833 gene encoding uncharacterized protein LOC133677833 gives rise to the protein MALQWMILTYLVAAEAVIAVLLTLPSPKLLKDRLVSLISLVLQPALFIVPFAGFQLLDIYWKMEHRLMCTGETCTAAERDRYEKSIYKAQRNVILCISACLLYWCVYRVCKFYKEIQSLEEVEKRYKDQ